In Chiloscyllium punctatum isolate Juve2018m chromosome X, sChiPun1.3, whole genome shotgun sequence, the following are encoded in one genomic region:
- the LOC140471077 gene encoding uncharacterized protein: protein MNSEMRNYGNYDSLGKYGTFHGRSTYRGNPVIPPAASARDVNSRKPKEPRPHILQDSTNRGAVQPRGEYGEAWTHWWEAAPVRETKASKQEGHWDREDWEMWESKDHLEMHHKRKQECRNLGREWNSPEQVKRSPGNQPKPSRCPLPLLYDPIYEEWEHLYRRGLPQWPSVNQPADDRQVEIYQFYKEQSTRDLSSHKEAFKVSNHKLRDPSEMAMSLAPSRLGEKGYKDRPLKPPSYEMYLQMKIQAQQERKTAEFEKSQRGQVIDRQVNSFAEQKELPPSICQQLFSRERRHQGIGNVCGSNVPPTFQASNYQELDGEKDRRYPPVSEVGFNLPLDCFWRAIPDGQNWLEVGRNEKMGQVNQKRKCIDAECFGEQLLARTNPASWYAADKDVCSGVVPHFREIDLPLYPTPRGSTKEKYKQSSLKHEGMKVQTPQVELETWPREKDVGNRMKGEVLRSKRGEVVFCLVSRANSCQSAQDTQSHTLPKVGKDSNVPSWINELEPTLLTRQDGNFYKGRSEHEVSKSANAEVVKALDAVEGYVNPIRLQSCLDGPKYTSIYCDSENPRALNMTCDPRDGLHFTTSHRQGPSSPRQLLSFDAGEELRSYRNPDISSSREAWGFQHRGADNSLNHLQVTRQEAGIQWHRAHLRNEVGQIALSPNKRNRLDRSTAWHLMQHVEAPRRRVAWANREDVQRERKLPEWKEPMDSALKTGQLIRQRAERESPDQNGLFLIDASSAIVKVQYISSPEPERVRFSSPIQVEDSFKRATLPDSSMGSNLNAERQEFSDTVKSPLKNISTSDHSFGAHVSDFISSSDWQYSKKILEESGALFPPPRMKESIKERSIRILGLPRIEPDSVEVQARESEPEAKENGAVANEVSEQKEPQTESKPEPRSGDDTVDHSEIVQDCIGSETVEPATAERLQPPAAAHASSLLEVMCSVPQTGASEEKSSQLEIPHGPPSPFPEGHGSSSGIEGDSGHAAPRELGKPNPAVEELQGKVLRSILKLRRHMAPDSESDDEEQERLLASAVITGGRAATSQPLAEGGAGDSVGRERTSSGVASRQRSREPQGVANTASATQCWRDANEALSLSESVVPERLEEQAESQTRADDATNTALREPPRGARSPEHVKMMQKAVATFTQRCRRIGNSSTVSVP, encoded by the exons TTATCGGGGGAATCCTGTGATACCACCTGCGGCCTCAGCGAGAGACGTCAACTCCAGGAAACCGAAGGAGCCGAGGCCACATATTTTGCAGGATTCCACCAACCGTGGGGCAGTGCAGCCCAGAGGTGAATATGGGGAGGCATGGACTCACTGGTGGGAAGCAGCACCAGTCAGAGAGACAAAGGCTTCCAAGCAAGAGGGGCACTGGGACAGAGAAGACTGGGAAATGTGGGAGTCAAAGGATCATCTGGAGATGCACCATAAGAGGAAGCAAGAATGTAGAAACCTGGGCAGAGAGTGGAACTCCCCAGAGCAAGTCAAAAGGTCACCGGGAAATCAGCCAAAACCATCCAGATGTCCTCTGCCTCTGCTCTATGACCCAATCTATGAGGAATGGGAGCACCTCTATAGAAGGGGTTTGCCACAATGGCCTTCTGTCAACCAACCCGCTGATGACAGACAAGTCGAAATATATCAATTTTATAAAGAGCAGTCTACAAGAGACCTCTCGTCACACAAAGAGGCTTTCAAAGTATCGAACCACAAACTGAGAGATCCATCAGAAATGGCAATGTCACTTGCCCCCAGTAGATTGGGAGAGAAAGGTTACAAAGACCGTCCCCTGAAACCTCCAAGTTATGAGATGTACTTGCAGATGAAAATACAAGCACAACAAGAAAGGAAGACTGCAGAGTTTGAGAAGAGCCAGAGAGGCCAGGTGATTGATCGACAGGTAAACAGCTTTGCAGAGCAGAAAGAGCTGCCTCCCTCTATCTGCCAGCAGCTGTTCAGCAGAGAGAGAAGACATCAGGGCATAGGTAATGTTTGTGGGTCTAATGTGCCACCAACCTTTCAAGCCAGTAATTATCAGGAGTTagatggggaaaaagacagaagATATCCTCCAGTTTCAGAAGTTGGATTTAATCTCCCATTGGATTGCTTTTGGAGAGCAATTCCTGATGGACAGAATTGGTTGGAAGTTGGTAGAAATGAGAAAATGGGCCAAGtgaatcaaaagagaaaatgtattGACGCTGAATGCTTTGGAGAACAGCTGCTTGCTCGCACCAATCCTGCCAGTTGGTATGCTGCAGATAAGGATGTATGTTCTGGAGTGGTACCACACTTCAGAGAGATCGACCTCCCATTATACCCCACTCCCAGAGGAAGCACCAAAGAAAAATATAAGCAATCTAGTTTGAAACATGAAGGaatgaaagtgcaaactccacaggttGAATTGGAAACTTGGCCCAGAGAAAAGGATGTGGGGAACAGAATGAAGGGTGAAGTTCTCAGAAGCAAAAGGGGTGAAGTAGTCTTCTGTCTCGTCTCCAGAGCCAATAGTTGTCAGTCAGCTCAAGACACTCAATCACATACACTCCCCAAAGTTGGCAAGGATTCTAATGTTCCAAGTTGGATCAATGAGCTTGAACCAACTCTCCTGACCCGGCAGGATGGGAACTTTTACAAAGGGAGGAGTGAACATGAAGTTTCAAAGTCTGCCAATGCGGAGGTAGTAAAAGCTCTGGATGCTGTGGAAGGTTATGTCAACCCAATCAGATTGCAGTCTTGCTTGGATGGGCCAAAATATACAAGCATCTACTGTGATAGTGAGAATCCCAGAGCCCTGAACATGACTTGTGATCCAAGGGATGGTCTCCATTTCACAACCAGTCACAGGCAGGGGCCTTCGTCCCCAAGGCAGCTGCTGTCTTTTGATGCTGGAGAGGAGCTTAGGAGTTACAGAAACCCTGATATCTCGTCAAGCAGAGAGGCCTGGGGGTTTCAGCACAGGGGAGCTGACAATTCCTTAAATCACCTGCAGGTGACCAGGCAAGAAGCTGGTATACAGTGGCACAGAGCGCACCTGAGAAATGAAGTGGGGCAAATTGCTCTGTCTCCCAATAAGAGGAACAGACTGGACCGCTCAACTGCCTGGCACCTCATGCAACATGTTGAGGCACCTAGAAGGAGAGTAGCCTGGGCCAATAGAGAagatgtacagagagagagaaaacttcCTGAATGGAAAGAGCCAATGGACTCTGCTCTGAAGACAGGACAGCTGATCAgacagagagcagagagagagagcccagatCAGAACGGGCTATTTCTTATTGATGCCAGCTCTGCGATTGTTAAGGTGCAATATATTTCTTCGCCAGAGCCAGAACGAGTGAGATTTTCATCACCCATTCAAGTTGAAGATTCATTTAAACGTGCTACACTCCCTGATAGCAGCATGGGCAGTAACTTGAATGCAGAGAGGCAAGAATTCAGTGACACTGTGAAATCCCCACTTAAAAATATCAGCACCAGTGACCATTCCTTTGGGGCTCATGTATCAGATTTTATTAGTAGCAGCGATTGGCAATATAGTAAAAAGATTCTGGAGGAAAGTGGAGCCCTGTTCCCACCTCCCAGGATGAAGGAGAGCATAAAGGAAAGGAGCATCCGCATATTGGGTCTGCCTAGGATAGAGCCAGATTCAGTGGAAGTACAGGCCAGGGAGAGTGAGCCAGAGGCCAAGGAGAACGGGGCAGTTGCCAATGAAGTGAGTGAGCAGAAAGAGCCTCAGACAGAGAGCAAACCAGAGCCACGGTCTGGTGATGACACGGTGGACCATTCCGAGATAGTACAGGATTGTATTGGATCGGAAACTGTGGAACCAGCAACTGCTGAGAGGCTGCAGCCTCCCGCTGCTGCTCACGCTTCATCGCTGCTTGAGGTTATGTGCAGTGTGCCTCAGACAGGGGCCAGTGAGGAGAAATCCAGCCAGCTCGAAATCCCACATGGACCCCCATCCCCGTTCCCTGAGGGTCACGGCTCCAGCAGCGGAATTGAGGGCGATTCCGGGCACGCAGCTCCTCGGGAGCTTGGCAAACCGAATCCAGCAGTCGAGGAGTTGCAGGGTAAGGTGCTGCGATCAATTTTAAAGCTCCGCCGCCACATGGCTCCTGACTCGGAGTCGGATGATGAAGAACAGGAACGCCTCCTAGCGTCCGCAGTAATAACTGGCGGCAGGGCAGCAACGAGCCAGCCGCTTGCAGAGGGAGGGGCTGGCGATAGTGTTGGCAGAGAGCGAACCTCTTCCGGAGTCGCGAGTCGACAGCGGAGCAGGGAGCCGCAGGGAGTGGCAAACACAGCATCAGCGACTCAGTGCTGGCGAGACGCCAATGAGGCGCTATCTCTGTCGGAGAGCGTTGTGCCGGAACGGTTGGAGGAACAAGCTGAAAGTCAAACGAGAGCTGACGATGCCACAAATACTGCCCTCCGAGAGCCGCCTCGTGGCGCGCGAAGCCCGGAACAT GTAAAAATGATGCAAAAAGCAGTGGCTACATTCACTCAGAGATGCAGAAGAATTGGAAATTCAAGTACAGTATCAGTACCATAG